One segment of Salvelinus fontinalis isolate EN_2023a chromosome 42, ASM2944872v1, whole genome shotgun sequence DNA contains the following:
- the LOC129841469 gene encoding zinc finger protein 329-like, protein MANCVVFHTQLASIMEVLANAAVAEICKLVDGDYAVFRLEITQRQKENRALQRKLQLLEVKVARERAERTTRERVLASRPSSAKILDRYRGMARGEGHLTGSHKSFVKPAGHNRWRENQPITVDEGSGTSTQHVIVIESADAEAAGPGVKQERTKGEKEPQHSRDIQTGVPPVATEYPTSAPAPSRTRHSITEVSGTSNTVLKSETDTETLTATHRLLHTGSDHRSDPERLGLGPLGCPSPGSEYLPVFHQSKKTVHSCGGGDGDTLDTGVDVPSCSYATEMDYDNMPLGLDTQADLSRGDWNHYTSSLYSEGSLDKKGEVIVIDEVTVKVEGDSPLTLNADKTHLGEGHTQGRDFLDYRESLETNPNVAAHSPLHTLRDRDPMSTLMGPSDSQGCVLFDQVLNSKDQRAEGRGGGATSNNSKDKRFLCMFCNKGFSCLQKVEIHQRVHTGVKPFSCTQCHMRFAEAGNLKRHQRVHTGEKPFSCTQCHMRFSHSSSMKRHRRVHTGEKY, encoded by the exons ATGGCCAATTGtgtggtttttcacactcaactagcctccattatggaggtgctagcgaatgcagccgtggcagagatttgtaaactcgtagacggcgactatgcagtgtttcgtcTGGAAATAACTCAAAGACAAAAAGAAAACAGGGCATTGCAGAGAAAACTACAGCTACTAGAAGTGAAGGTGGCACGGGAGCGCGCAGAGAGGACAACGCGAGAGCGCGTCCTCGCCAGTCGTCCCAGTAGTGCCAAGATCCTCGACCGATacagaggaatggcaagag gtgaaggacatctcactggaAGCCACAAGAGCTTTGTGAAGCCAGCGGGACAcaatagatggagagagaaccaaccaatcactgttgatgaggggagtggaacctcaacccagcacGTTATCGTGATAGAG TCTGCAGATGCAGAGGCTGCAGGTCCTGGGGTCAAGCAGGAGAGGACTAAAGGAGAGAAGGAGCCACAGCACAGCAGAGACATCCAGACTGGAGTGCCCCCTGTAGCCACGGAGTACCCCACCTCCGCCCCAGCACCATCCAGGACCCGACACAGCATCACGGAGGTCAGTGGAACGTCGAACACCGTCctcaagtcagagacagacacggagacaTTAACTGCAACACACAGGCTCTTACACACAGGATCTGACCACAgatcagacccagagagacttGGGCTGGGGCCATTGGGCTGTCCTTCTCCCGGTTCAGAGTACTTACCAGTATTTCACCAGAGCAAGAAGACGGTTCATTCCTGTGGAGGCGGTGATGGTGACACGTTAGACACTGGTGTTGATGTTCCATCTTGTTCTTACGCTACAGAGATGGACTATGACAACATGCCCTTGGGTTTAGACACACAGGCTGATCTGTCAAGAGGGGACTGGAACCATTACACTAGTAGTCTATACTCTGAAGGGTCCCTAGATAAGAAAGGGGAGGTTATAGTCATAGATGAAGTGACTGTGAAAGTGGAGGGCGACTCTCCTCTGACCTTGAATGCAGACAAGACTCACTTAGGGGAAGGACACACACAAGGCAGAGATTTCTTAGATTACAGGGAAAGCTTAGAGACAAATCCAAATGTCGCGGCCCATTCCCCTTTACACACGCTCAGGGATCGTGACCCAATGTCCACGTTGATGGGGCCTTCCGATTCACAGGGCTGCGTCCTTTTCGATCAGGTATTGAACTCAAAAGACCAAagggcagaggggaggggagggggagcaaCATCAAACAATAGTAAAGATAaacggttcctctgcatgttctgtaacaaaggcttcagctgcctccagaaggtggagatccaccagagggtccacacaggggtgaaacccttcagctgtacccagtgtcacatgcgTTTCGCTGAGGCTGGCAATCTGAaaaggcaccagagggtccacacaggggagaaacccttcagctgtacccagtgtcataTGCGCTTCTCCCACTCGTCCAGCATGAAGAGGCACcggagggtccacacaggggagaaatatTAA